From the Trifolium pratense cultivar HEN17-A07 linkage group LG4, ARS_RC_1.1, whole genome shotgun sequence genome, the window ATTGAACCCAGCTACACAAATCGCACCAACACCAAAGCAAAAAATATGGGCACAACAAAGgagcaacaaaataaattagcaCTTTGATGGACGTGGGAAATTGGTGGATTTAGTGGACTATTGGATCAAACCCACAAGCAGGAGGACCATGGTGAATTGAAATCATATTCAAGACAACAAGAGAAATAGCAAAGCAGATGTTTACAACCAAGACAGAGGGAGAAACCATAGTTTCCTTCATAGAAACACGGACTGATTAGAGCATGCACAGGCGAACCTCAACGGAGAAGAGATAGAAAAATGGAACATGTTTCGAGTGGTTTAAGTAAGTTACATTGTATGATATGATGGGATAGTGATATAAGAGTTTATAACAGTTAATAATATAGAAACATACATGGCCTCAAACCTGACTCCAAACGACATCCTGTCTACATAACGGGTGAGGAAAATTGATaatatagagaaaaaacagcGATAACAGTTTGATAAAGACTGCACGGTTCGTAGTTATTAATAAGTTACtttaactcaaaaaaaaaaaaatagtactgtATAATGCAACTAGTACCCATCATGTAAAGTTGAAATATATATTGACCCAACCAAAAATGAACTCAAAATGCTTTGCTACTTGTTGTATTACTTATGGTTTGGGCATTCCAAAAATTGCAACAAGCTACATATGTTCTGAGTTCTGACCTTGGCCTAGTTGGAAGATATGCAGTTTCCCATTGATGACAAGCATACCAAATCCATAGAACTAGTATTTATCAATTTCTGTTGGCATTAAACTCTAATTAATTACATCCACTTATTgatctatgcaccaacttgaggagGGTGTtggataataataatatctgCAATTCTATCCTTGTTTAATTAGTGCAAATTTTCtaatattatattgttatgaTTTTGTTTCCTAAAATCTCTACCTAATTCAAGGAAGATAACTGATTGTGATTTCACTATAGAAACAATCTTTGACTGATGAGTAAAGCATAACAGAATATTTATGATGGCATCATCTTAGATGCCAATAGCAAGGTAATGTTCCATCCTGCAACATACTGAGATTCCTTAAAAAAGAACAAGATATACAATCCAAACATGAATTTATCAGCAAACAAGCTCTTCTACTTTGTTATGAAATTCATGAAAATGCAGTTGAAAATCCACTCCTACATAAAAGTACTCATTCAAATATACTCCAACTAGAAGAAAATATAAGGTAACCTTCATCGTCTCTAGTCTACAACAAGTATACATTTGGGGGAAATAATTGGACACGAGGTTAGCTCTTCTGAAGGATCCCGATTTAGCCTTGAATAAGAGGAATGCCCAATGTTGACCTTCATCATCTCTAAAAGTTGAGCATtctgtaaaatatattttgaaaattcaagttCACCTTTCCAACCTTCATAGTTTATAGTACATGATATGAGGTGAGAGGCAATGCATTCGGGAACAGAACTTGGGTATTTCCAGTTTATGGACAGATGTTTTTTGACAGCCAACTGCAAAACATATGCAAAAATATGACCAACAAAATAAGATTGGTGAAACACATgcgaagaaaagaaagaacaaaaacaattgACAAACTCAAGAAACCTTAAAAATAGAAAGGATTTGAAGCTTGGGGCAATACTGGAGAACTTCTATAACATCATTCCAgtgattaaatttataaaagcatAAGTTAAGGTCGGTTAAGTTTTGAAATACAGGAAAGCCTCCATAATAGGAATTGATCTCTGGAAGCCTGTTCTTCACctacaataaaaaagaaaaaagtaaacaaaagtTACATATATATAGAGTAAAAAGAATATCCACCgatagtgtaaaaaaaatttacattgtCATCCAATAACAACCATGTATTCTGCCATGCTACTCCACTttaccccactttcttgatatgacatggaaAATTAGACCATTCTTATTGGATGTCAGTgtaaaaaagaattaatttaCACCGACCGTTCTTAACCATTAAACTcctataaaaacaaatttgattCATATTAATACCGGGTCCTTACCGTGAGCATTAAAATCTTGACATTAGAGATTACTCTAAACGGAACATCGAATGCATCAATATCGATATCAGCAGTGTTCAAGTTGGATAAGGATTGAAACCATTCTGTACTAAGCCTAACAccctcatcttcttctttttttatatagtaaatGGAAGTACGCAAAGTCCTTAAAATGGGACACCCAAAAAGAAGCTTGTTAAAACATTCCTTATTTTCGAAACAAACATCATTCAATTGAAGGGTCTGAAGCGAGGGAAGATCGGCAGAGATATCACCAACCACCTTTACACTCATCAACTTGAGAACAACAAGCGTTGAAAATCTGAAAATATTAGGCGGCAAGGAGATACAGTTAAACCTACTAATGAGTTGGAAATTCTCCACAGGATGTTGCTTTGCAGTTTCGATCCAACGGTCCACATTGTAACGGTCGTCACGCCAATGTTTAGAACGACACTTGAGGTGAAATGTTTTGATGATTTGGGTGGAGAGGGTGACTGTGTCCACGAGTTGGCGGAAGCGAAGGAAATTCTCTTCGTCACCAACGGATTCATCGTCGAAGTGGAGAGATGTGAGTAATTTAAAGAGTGGGGCCCACCTTTTGGAGAGAAAGGATGTGGAGAAAGCTTGTTTGATTGGGAGAAAAGAGAGTATGTGACACAATACCTCATCAGGTAAATCGCTGATTTTGTCAATGGATGCTGAGTTCTCCATTATCGAAGGGTAATTAGAAAACCCTAAATTATACAAACAATACACAAATATTAACACAGGATCACATCTATTCCTAAAAGCAATTTTTTAGGTCTATAAACTATATAATATTCATATGGATCACAGCAGTATAAACAATATTAAGAAGAATAAACATTGCAATGGCAACACAATCGGAAAACCAGAATGAATCGAAAGGGAAAAGATGCAACCGAGAGACAACACAAACATGGAAATCGAAACCCTAAAGCCTAAATTGAAACAGAGGAAGAATTTGAAAGAGAAAACATACCTGGAAATCGCAATAGAAGGAGTCGCAGAAGCCTGTATCGTTACCCCTTCAACTTCATCACCATGGAAATCTTCTCTATTTCGTTTTCATCTTTCAATTGCAATTTCTCTTTCGTTTTTTCAGTTTTTCCCTTGCGATTTTTTATTGTAAGCTCCTAAATTTCAAATAGAATCAAATTGATTtgccaaataaaaaataaaaataaaaaaaactcaaattttattatttttggcaGTTAATATTTAGTTAtgactataattttttatttttttttaaagaagttattataattataactttgttttttttatatgatggAAGGCCTAAGCCCCAAAATCAGTTTGGAaatattaatttcaattttgattacaatagtaatttcaattttgtcatCAAGAAAAGTATGAAAAACTTTGTCATCAatagtaccaaaaaaaaaactttgtcatcaatagtaccaaaaaaaaaactttgtcatCAATATTAATTTCAATTTCGAATATGACCCATAAATCACTCAAAACCTAGATTTAGGCATGACAATGGGGCGGGGGCAGATTTTGTCCTCTCTAAAGTCAAACCCATAAAGTTTAGGTTTCTTCAAACTCATTCAAATTCTAAGTgcgaataaaaaatataacttcaAACTTATACCCAACAatggggatcgggtatcccgtTACGTCTCTTTTCCACATGAATTttgattgtattttagtattttttttttaaagtaaagtTAAAAtcccaaaattattttgtattaacaattaacaatattttttaaataaagaaaagaaatagagaaaacgGTTTATTTATTACtcaaattaaaagttaaaaataaacatatgaatgtaatttaagagtttctaatttaaaagaggtaataaaatataatgtcaacataagcggggcgggttcgtgGACGGGTTcagggtgggtatcaatgtcaTCGTTACCCGCCCCAACTCCGTTGTTTTGAAATCGAGGAAAACTCAAACCCAACCAACTCGGGATTTCCTCGTCAAAGCGGGTAGGGTTTGAGCGGGTACCCACgagtatgagttttattgcgATGCCTACCTAGATCGCACCCTCTGTGTGTGAAACTACAACCACTCAATCCAAATGCAAAAGTCTTCTAATTTGCTGCAATAACATACTCCATCCTTCAGTACAAGAtctttcttcatttttcaacaTGCTCACCACACTCATGGAATCACTCCTTAACTACATGCTCACCACACTCATGGAATCACTCCTTAACTCCACACGTCGAAACCTTAAACTCCACGTTAGACGTAAGCCTTCTAACGTCCCTCGTAGCTCAATAGTTATAACAGTACAGTCTCCTAATCCTTTTGCATATCAACCCAACTAGTCGCCATTACTTCCTCACACAATCCCACCACAACCACATCTACATGCTATCGTCTTTGCTCCATCTATGTTAACAACAACCCAGTCAATTATTGGAGGTTTCCATTCAACTCGATGCTCAATGTTGTTTCAGACTTGTATTGTCCTATCCGCCTTCTTGGACATTTCATACCCTCGAGTATAATTGGCTATAATTATATGCGAATTGCTCGGCCTATTGAAGTTATCAACATGGTCTTCATTATTAAGCCACTTCCAAATTGAGTGACACACTACAACCCATAAGCTTGACCAATTCTCAATATCAATACCACCAATAACACCAGTGATGTTTAATGTTATCCACTGATGaagtttatatttaaaaaataagttgagGGCCTTCTAATCCACATTATGCAACCATATACTACCATGCATTTGGAATAGTCCCTTAACACATGAAGTTTCGTTTCTATAATATTTCAACAAAATAAGCAACTCGGGGAGCCTAGCTGCTTCTTACTCTTACGGTACTGAGTCAATAAATGATCATGTTTCATTAACCAAACAAAACTCCTACCTCACTCCGACACTTGCAATTTCCATATCTTGCTCCACACTACATCATGCGTCTAATGCTCATCCGTGGACAACAAGTTGTATGTTGATGCTACAAAGAAACCACTATTCTCACCTGCTGACCACAACGTTTTATCTATACCATGATCAATAGTTGGAGGCGGAATAACATATAGTTTCTGCAAAATAATTTCAGGTAGCCACGCTCTCAACAGATTCCAATAACTTTTTAAACAAtagagaagaagaacaagaacaagaacaagaacaagaacaagaaggGTTACGTTGCTTTCAAGCTTGACCTTGAGAAAGCTTTTGACAATGTTAATCGGGAGTTTCTTAAATCCTTCCTTCAAGAATTCAGATTCCCAGACACTATAATTCGGCTCATCATGCATTGTGTTACGTCCCTCAATTTCTCGATTTTGTGGAATGGTAAGCAAATGCCCCGCTTCAAGCCATATATCTCACGGTCACATCAGGAAAGGAGATCCATTATCTCACTATCTTTGTATGGAAAAGCTCTCTATTGCCATCAATGATGCAGTTCAACATGGTGCTTGGAACCTCATTCACTTCTCTGACAACGACCCTCGCTTATCTCACCTTTTTGCAGATGACGTCATGCTATTCACCAAGGCTAAGAATTCCCAGCTTCATTTCATCAATAGTTTGTTTGACTGTTTCAGTTGTGCCTCCGGGTTAAAGATTAATAGCAAAATC encodes:
- the LOC123881993 gene encoding F-box/FBD/LRR-repeat protein At4g26340-like, whose product is MENSASIDKISDLPDEVLCHILSFLPIKQAFSTSFLSKRWAPLFKLLTSLHFDDESVGDEENFLRFRQLVDTVTLSTQIIKTFHLKCRSKHWRDDRYNVDRWIETAKQHPVENFQLISRFNCISLPPNIFRFSTLVVLKLMSVKVVGDISADLPSLQTLQLNDVCFENKECFNKLLFGCPILRTLRTSIYYIKKEEDEGVRLSTEWFQSLSNLNTADIDIDAFDVPFRVISNVKILMLTVKNRLPEINSYYGGFPVFQNLTDLNLCFYKFNHWNDVIEVLQYCPKLQILSIFKLAVKKHLSINWKYPSSVPECIASHLISCTINYEGWKGELEFSKYILQNAQLLEMMKVNIGHSSYSRLNRDPSEELTSCPIISPKCILVVD